The region TCACGTCGGCCGCGCACGTCGATGCGTCCGGCCGGCTTCCATCCGTCCTTGGTGTCGGCACGCTTGACCGAGGTGGCCGATACGAGCACTCCCCCGGGCCGTGACTTCGCCTCGTCGCAGAGGCGGGATGCGAGGTTCACGACGTCACCTATGACCGTGTACTCGTGGCGTTCCGGCGTGCCGACGAACCCGGCCAGTACCTCGCCGCTGGCCACGCCGATGCCCGCGGCGAGCGGGCCGCCATCGCGTTCGAGCTGCCGAGGCAGGGAGCGGGCGGCCCGCATGGCTCGCAGGGCGTGATCGGGTTGGTGGGCCGGCGCACCGAAGATGCACAGTGCCGCGTCGCCCTCGAACTTGTTGACCCACCCACCCTCACGGTTGACCACAGCCACCACCGCACCGAAGAACCGGTTGAGCATCTCCACCACCTCGCCGGGGTCGTGACGCTCCGCGAACTGGGTGTAGCCCTTCAGGTCCACGAACAGCACGGTCACATCGCGGCGTTCCCCGCTGTTGTGGGGGCCCGCCTCGGCCAGGTCGGCCAGGCCGGCGAGGCCGACCTGACGGTGGAAGGTCTCGCGCAACTCCTCGCGCTCGCGTATGCCTGCGGCCAGGTGGTTGACGCCCTGGGTGAGCCGGCCGATCTCACCGAGGTCGTCGACGGGCAGGTCCACGTCGAGTTCGCCCTCCTCGACCTTGCGCAGCCCGTCGCGCACCCTCACTATCGGCCGCACCACCGACCGTGCCGCCAGGGCCATGACAACTCCGCCGGCCACGAGGGAGGCCAATCCCACCCATGCGAGTCGGGTGGAGTCCAGCGGTGCCGGCGCGATGTTGGATCCGAGCGAGATGGACAGCAGGGGTATGCCGCTTCCCAACAGCCAGGCGAACATGAGCCGCGGTCCGATGTCCCGTCGTGACTCCGGTAGCTCGGCATCGGTGAGCGCCATGGCGAACAAGGGGCGGAAGTGTCCCTCGAGCAGCAGGTACAGAAGTGTGCACGTGACCACGCCGGCGAGTGCGATGCCCACCGACACGCGCTGCACGTCGGAGTTGATGACACCGAACAGCACGGCAGCGGCGAACCACGACACGAGTGCGGTACCGGTTTCGACCGCCGGCAGGGAAAACAGGAGCTTGCGTTCCTTGACCGTGGGCTGGCGGTCCTCGGCGACCCACGACACCGCGCGCCGCAGCAGCACCGCGCTGATCGGCAGGCCCACCAGGATCATCAGCGCCAGGTAGATGCCGAACACCCACAGGTTCAGGGTCTCGTTGTTGAGGGACTCCTCGACGGCCTCGGGAAACAGGAAGCGGAAGTAGAGCGCAACGACCAATACGCCGAGCCCATTGGCAACGACCTGCAGCCGCACGACGCCGCGAACAGCCGCGCGGTGCTTCACCAGTGGCTTGCCCGTCCGTATGGGACGCCTGGAGCGGCGGACGGGTCCGTTCACGTCAGCCGCCGGTGTCGAGCCCGACCGGACACGACACGCCGGTGCCGCCCAGCCCGCAGTAGCCCCCGGGGTTCTTCGACAGGTACTGCTGATGCTCCGGCTCGGCGTACCAGAACTCGCCGGCCGGCTCGATCTCCGTTGTGATCGTGCCGTATCCGGCACGATCCAGTTCGGCCTGGAACACGTCGCGGGAGTGTTCCGCGGCGCGCAGCTGCTCGTCGGAGGTTGCGTAGATGGCGGAGCGGTACTGGGTGCCGCGGTCGTTGCCCTGGCGCATGCCCTGGGTGGGGTCGTGGCCTTCCCAGAACACTGTCAGGAGCTGCTCGTAGCTCACCTGGTCCGGGTCGAACACCACGAGCACCGCCTCGGCGTGGTTGGTACGGCCGGAGCAGGCTTCGCGGTAGTTGGGGTTGGGCGTCTGCCCACCGCTGTAGCCGACGGAGGTGCTGTACACGCCCTGGGTCTGCCAGAAGGCCCGCTCGGCGCCCCAGAAGCAGCCCATCGCGAACACCGCGGTCTGCATTCCATCGGGCCACGGGCCCTGCAGTGGTGTGCCGAGGGCATGGTGGCTCTCGGGCACGACCATGGCTTCCGAGCGCCCGGGCAGCGTGTCAGCCGGGTCGAGCAGCTCTGCGTCTGGTCCGGAGAAGAACGAGAATCCCATCTGCAGAGCCTACGCCTGCTTGCGGGCACTGGGGATTCGACCCATGCCCAAAAGAGCCGTGGGGCTGGCCCTCGGGGGCAATGGGCGCGAATCTTGGTGCATGGCGGCGCGGGGAGACCGTGCGGTGCTGGGAGCACCGGACGTAGAACAGCTACGAGCGCGATTACGCATGGCTGATCCGATCGTTCGCGCCTCTGCTGTGGCTGAACTCCGCTCCTGGCAGGGCAGCGTGCTGTCCGAGGGCGTCGCAGAGTTCGTGTTGCGCGCAGCGACGGTGGGCTATCCGTGGGTCTCGGAATCGCCTGACGACATCGGTGAGTTGCTGATACAGCTGCTGTGGCCCAATCCGGGCGCGGTGGAGGTGGCGGAACTCGAGCGGGCCTTCGTGTTCTGTGCCGAGCGGGCACGCCGGGCGATCCTTCGCGCGCTGGCCCTGCGCGGCGACGACGAGGGCGTGCACTCCGTGGCGGGTCTGCTCGGACTCGACGGCCCGTCCGACCTGTTGCCGGTGCCCACGAACGACCTGCTGCACCCGCTGCTGGAGGCACCTGACGTGCGGGAGCTGGTGGCGCCCCTGATCTCGGTCGCCTGGCGGCGCGGTTGGGCACCGGCGGCGGCGGACCTGCTGCGCGAGATGGCGAGGAAGGGCCGGCTCGAGCCCCCGGATGCGCAGCTCATCACCGATGGTCTTGCCCCACTGGTCGTTTCGCTGGTCGACACCTGCGACCGCGCCGCCTCGACGAGCGACCGCGGGCCGCTGGTGAGGGTTGACCGTGAACGGCTGGCCGCGCTGATGCCGTTGTTGGCGGAACTCGACTCCGACGGGGCGACCGAACTGCTGCGCCGGGTGCTGGCTTCGGCCGACCCGCGGGTGGCGGCCTCCGCGATCGTTGCCCTGGCCCGCAAGGGCGAATTGGTGGGCGAGGACAGGGTCGCCCTCGTGGCGAAGGATCCGCAGGCGCGGGCCCTGCTGATCGATGGGCTGACTCCGTTGGGTAGGGGATTCGAGTTGCCGGAGTCGATGCGCAGTTCGGTCGCAGTGGCCGAGGCCGAGGCGGTCTCGTGGCTGGCGGGCCGCACGCAGCTCGGATCGGCACCCGACGAGATCGAGCACAGGGGAGTGGTGCCCGCACCTCCTGGCTGGGGTCGAGGCCTCCTGCACGTGTTCGGTTTCCGGGTACGACCCCCGCACTGGTCCTCGGAGAGGGGATGGATGGTGTTGGCCGCAGGTCCGTTCGATCCGTCTGCGGAGCTGATGCCACGCCGTGCTGAAGGTTTCGAGGTGTGCTCGCTCTACGAGAGCGAGACCGGCCTCGACCTGCCGCGGCACGTGCTGGCCATCTCCGAAGCCGTGCTGGCGGCCCGCGGTGAAGAAGCCGCCTGACCCCCGCCCGGCCCGCAGGGGTCGGCGAGTGGTCTGCGGATCAGCGGTTCAGTAGGTGGTGACT is a window of Actinomycetes bacterium DNA encoding:
- the msrA gene encoding peptide-methionine (S)-S-oxide reductase MsrA: MGFSFFSGPDAELLDPADTLPGRSEAMVVPESHHALGTPLQGPWPDGMQTAVFAMGCFWGAERAFWQTQGVYSTSVGYSGGQTPNPNYREACSGRTNHAEAVLVVFDPDQVSYEQLLTVFWEGHDPTQGMRQGNDRGTQYRSAIYATSDEQLRAAEHSRDVFQAELDRAGYGTITTEIEPAGEFWYAEPEHQQYLSKNPGGYCGLGGTGVSCPVGLDTGG
- a CDS encoding adenylate/guanylate cyclase domain-containing protein, which translates into the protein MNGPVRRSRRPIRTGKPLVKHRAAVRGVVRLQVVANGLGVLVVALYFRFLFPEAVEESLNNETLNLWVFGIYLALMILVGLPISAVLLRRAVSWVAEDRQPTVKERKLLFSLPAVETGTALVSWFAAAVLFGVINSDVQRVSVGIALAGVVTCTLLYLLLEGHFRPLFAMALTDAELPESRRDIGPRLMFAWLLGSGIPLLSISLGSNIAPAPLDSTRLAWVGLASLVAGGVVMALAARSVVRPIVRVRDGLRKVEEGELDVDLPVDDLGEIGRLTQGVNHLAAGIREREELRETFHRQVGLAGLADLAEAGPHNSGERRDVTVLFVDLKGYTQFAERHDPGEVVEMLNRFFGAVVAVVNREGGWVNKFEGDAALCIFGAPAHQPDHALRAMRAARSLPRQLERDGGPLAAGIGVASGEVLAGFVGTPERHEYTVIGDVVNLASRLCDEAKSRPGGVLVSATSVKRADTKDGWKPAGRIDVRGRRERAVVYTLDSADRRAGRVRRGLRLMRRA